One Chitinophagales bacterium genomic window carries:
- a CDS encoding class I SAM-dependent methyltransferase: MDENRKVYENKKNAGSYFKQPWLFSVEKNFLKNHGKLLTGFNMLDVGIGGGRTTPFFANRVREYIGIDYSSLMINYCSNKFKKLENAVFKNMDARNLNPFVDNYFDLVLFSFNGIDCVDYEGRIEILNEFYRVLKPKGLLLFSFHNARHLHKLYSLQCPRNPFRIFKELKRIKKIKKINGAYSLFENEEYFSIYDGADHFKTKILYLTVERQDGDLKSIGFRSTGFKDMQTGKVILREQWKQVTMPWIFVEAEKI; this comes from the coding sequence ATGGATGAAAACCGTAAAGTTTACGAGAATAAAAAAAACGCAGGCAGTTACTTTAAACAACCCTGGCTTTTTTCTGTAGAGAAAAATTTTCTAAAGAATCATGGGAAATTACTTACGGGATTTAACATGCTTGATGTGGGCATTGGTGGAGGTCGTACCACGCCATTTTTTGCTAATAGGGTTCGGGAATACATAGGAATTGATTACTCCTCCCTCATGATAAACTATTGCAGTAATAAATTTAAGAAGTTAGAAAATGCAGTATTCAAAAATATGGATGCACGAAACCTTAATCCGTTTGTTGATAATTATTTTGACCTGGTGTTATTTTCCTTCAACGGTATTGACTGTGTGGATTATGAAGGGAGGATTGAGATTTTAAATGAATTTTACAGGGTACTAAAGCCAAAAGGCCTTTTACTTTTTTCATTTCATAATGCACGACATCTTCACAAATTATATTCTCTTCAGTGTCCCCGAAATCCTTTCAGAATTTTTAAAGAACTTAAACGTATAAAAAAAATTAAAAAAATAAATGGTGCTTATTCACTCTTTGAAAATGAAGAATATTTTTCAATATACGACGGTGCCGATCATTTTAAAACCAAAATATTATACCTGACTGTGGAAAGACAAGATGGAGATCTTAAAAGTATTGGATTTAGAAGCACCGGATTTAAAGATATGCAAACGGGTAAGGTAATCTTAAGAGAACAATGGAAACAAGTTACCATGCCATGGATATTTGTTGAGGCTGAAAAAATATGA
- a CDS encoding polysaccharide deacetylase family protein has protein sequence MRSFFSRVIRFAGIHDVLRKEKKSAVTVLCFHRVNDEKNIVWPSTGTAMFRNIMLYCKRYYSVILPEDWQQKTINPKLIITFDDGFGDFMHYALPILSQYNFPAVHNVVIDSVLNSRPNWTYRLNMILENHVDSNAPFSLKKFNIDYCKLVTLKNVSAMSLEAVQLLKDFTPSEIGAVIEGLENPYKERMVFPEMMDRSNLLECESAGIRIGSHGWSHLLVDGPFSDSILHHEIVDSRNELQKLLNHPVPYFAFPAAHYNERAVNFTAAAGYPYLFAAGDIFFYQNTMQEFPIIFPRIVTPTSGADEAILKMEGFHSSIKKWRNTLNG, from the coding sequence ATGCGTTCTTTTTTTTCACGAGTAATACGTTTTGCAGGCATTCATGATGTCTTAAGGAAGGAGAAAAAAAGTGCAGTTACTGTATTATGTTTTCACAGAGTAAATGATGAAAAAAATATTGTTTGGCCATCAACAGGCACTGCTATGTTTCGGAATATTATGCTTTACTGCAAACGATACTATTCAGTGATTCTTCCCGAAGACTGGCAGCAGAAAACGATTAACCCAAAGCTTATTATAACATTTGACGATGGTTTTGGTGATTTTATGCACTATGCATTGCCTATACTATCACAGTATAATTTTCCGGCTGTCCATAATGTGGTGATTGATTCTGTACTGAATAGCAGGCCTAACTGGACCTACCGCCTGAATATGATTTTAGAAAATCATGTTGATTCAAATGCACCATTTTCATTGAAAAAATTCAACATCGATTATTGCAAGCTGGTAACGCTTAAAAATGTTTCAGCTATGTCTCTTGAGGCTGTGCAGTTATTAAAAGATTTTACTCCGTCAGAGATTGGAGCAGTAATAGAGGGTCTGGAAAATCCATATAAAGAAAGAATGGTATTCCCTGAAATGATGGACAGGAGTAATTTACTGGAGTGTGAAAGCGCGGGAATACGAATAGGCTCTCATGGGTGGTCGCATCTTTTGGTTGACGGACCTTTTTCTGATTCTATATTACATCATGAGATAGTCGATTCAAGGAACGAATTGCAAAAATTACTCAATCATCCGGTTCCGTATTTTGCCTTTCCTGCTGCCCACTATAATGAGCGTGCAGTAAATTTTACGGCAGCAGCTGGTTATCCTTATCTTTTTGCAGCAGGAGATATTTTTTTTTATCAAAATACAATGCAAGAGTTCCCTATTATTTTCCCCAGGATTGTCACACCAACATCTGGTGCAGATGAAGCCATCTTGAAAATGGAAGGATTTCATTCATCCATAAAAAAATGGAGGAACACTTTAAATGGATGA
- a CDS encoding GNAT family N-acetyltransferase, with product MSNKEQYIKKFCQSVPVFHQPFWLDAVAGKNWDVALITKDERLLASMPFVFKKTLAGREIIMPHLTQFLGPYYQLTASTYRSRLNEEMDLISDLLSQIPSNSIFFQRWHFSFQNWLPFYWERYRQTVRYTYILENILDHDILWSQFNEKIRREIKKAANNYIIEESKDVDAFYWLLKKNLLTKGNRIAFSREVLQNLYNGCKSNNAGQLWIAKDSSGKIDAAIFIVWDRTAAYYLIGGKNPENKNTGTMSFLFWHAIKTMSERVSVFDFEGSMIKGVENYFRSFGAKQKPYFEIFKTSSIPASIKFALLKMLK from the coding sequence ATGAGTAATAAAGAGCAATACATAAAAAAGTTTTGTCAATCAGTGCCTGTTTTTCATCAGCCTTTTTGGCTTGATGCGGTCGCAGGAAAAAACTGGGATGTTGCATTGATCACAAAAGATGAAAGATTGCTGGCGAGCATGCCTTTCGTTTTTAAAAAGACACTGGCAGGAAGGGAAATTATTATGCCTCATCTAACCCAGTTCCTGGGACCGTATTATCAATTAACGGCATCTACCTATCGCAGTCGGCTAAATGAAGAAATGGATTTGATATCTGATCTTCTCAGTCAGATTCCTTCCAATTCAATATTTTTTCAACGCTGGCATTTCAGCTTTCAAAATTGGTTACCGTTTTATTGGGAAAGGTACCGGCAAACAGTTAGATATACTTACATATTGGAAAACATTCTAGATCATGATATACTATGGAGTCAGTTTAATGAAAAGATCCGCAGGGAAATAAAAAAAGCTGCTAATAATTATATAATTGAAGAAAGTAAAGATGTAGATGCATTTTATTGGCTTCTGAAAAAAAATTTACTTACTAAGGGTAATAGGATTGCATTCAGCAGGGAAGTACTGCAAAATCTTTACAACGGATGTAAATCAAACAATGCTGGTCAACTTTGGATCGCTAAAGATTCATCGGGTAAAATTGATGCCGCTATATTCATTGTTTGGGATAGAACAGCGGCGTACTATCTTATTGGTGGTAAAAATCCTGAGAATAAAAATACTGGTACTATGAGTTTTCTTTTCTGGCATGCTATTAAAACTATGAGTGAAAGGGTATCTGTTTTTGACTTTGAAGGCAGCATGATAAAAGGGGTGGAAAATTATTTTCGCTCATTTGGTGCAAAGCAAAAGCCTTATTTTGAGATATTCAAAACAAGCAGTATTCCTGCATCTATAAAATTCGCACTTCTTAAAATGTTAAAGTAA
- a CDS encoding glycosyltransferase, with translation MKKKILLMLTDSYPFGLAENYVKNEIEYLSKYFKEVFIFSRTLNSGESLYKLPENVRAFSLSGRLLLTDKILSYRYLISKIFWDEVKYLSHYQLHMRWSILKIMLAELKKAHKCMSVLKQFLTDHNLKEEDIVAYSYWTDSRALASAWLRNKKITAISRAHGWDVYFERHPILYQPFRKYLHDHLNAIYFVSKDGRDYSLKRIPGTNTTKFRVSNLGTPFIGRNPDTLSNEFIVVSCARLVSLKRVHLIAEIISRIKLFPVRWIHFGDGPLQDELLKKTFTLFSGHANIHFDFRGDTSIDEINNYYLQNHVDLFLLTSAYEGKPVVIMEALSFGIPVMATNAGGIKEMVNESNGFLLNLDFRPEEAAKKIECFYNMTDKEKENFRSNAFLTWKQSFNADVNYPLFVEEILSLGKKD, from the coding sequence ATGAAGAAGAAGATTCTGCTCATGCTTACCGATTCTTACCCTTTTGGATTGGCAGAGAACTACGTAAAAAATGAAATAGAATATCTCTCAAAATATTTTAAAGAAGTTTTTATTTTTTCCCGAACGTTAAACTCAGGAGAATCGCTTTATAAACTACCTGAAAACGTTCGGGCCTTTTCCTTAAGCGGCAGGCTTTTATTGACTGATAAAATATTAAGCTATCGTTACCTGATCTCTAAAATTTTCTGGGATGAAGTAAAATACCTTTCGCATTATCAATTACACATGCGCTGGTCTATATTAAAAATTATGCTGGCAGAACTTAAAAAAGCTCATAAGTGCATGTCGGTGCTTAAACAATTTTTGACAGATCACAATCTTAAAGAAGAAGATATTGTAGCTTATTCATACTGGACTGATAGCCGTGCATTAGCGTCGGCATGGTTGCGGAATAAAAAAATTACTGCTATTTCAAGAGCACACGGCTGGGATGTATATTTTGAGAGGCATCCTATACTGTATCAGCCATTCCGCAAGTATCTGCATGATCATCTCAATGCAATTTATTTTGTTTCAAAGGATGGAAGAGACTATTCTTTGAAGAGAATACCCGGCACAAATACCACAAAATTCAGGGTATCCAATTTAGGTACTCCATTTATTGGTCGAAATCCCGATACATTATCCAATGAGTTTATTGTTGTAAGCTGTGCCCGCCTTGTAAGTTTGAAACGGGTACACTTAATTGCAGAGATAATTTCCCGGATAAAATTATTTCCTGTCCGATGGATCCATTTTGGTGATGGTCCCTTACAGGATGAGCTATTAAAAAAAACATTTACGCTTTTCTCAGGACACGCAAATATTCACTTCGATTTCAGGGGAGATACATCCATAGACGAGATCAATAATTATTACTTGCAAAACCATGTGGACCTGTTTTTACTTACAAGTGCATACGAAGGGAAGCCGGTAGTAATTATGGAAGCGTTGTCCTTTGGCATTCCCGTAATGGCCACAAATGCCGGTGGTATAAAAGAAATGGTTAATGAGTCTAACGGTTTTTTATTAAACCTTGATTTCAGGCCGGAAGAGGCAGCAAAAAAAATTGAATGTTTTTATAATATGACAGATAAGGAAAAAGAGAATTTCCGCAGCAATGCTTTTCTTACCTGGAAGCAAAGCTTTAACGCTGATGTTAATTATCCCTTATTTGTTGAAGAAATATTATCACTGGGAAAGAAGGATTGA
- a CDS encoding glycosyltransferase family 4 protein codes for MSNLRILFAINSLARGGAERLALDICNELNSKKGVEQMLIVFNKQNDYPEITKDLPVCYCNSKVYMKFPNRTISNLKSFRKICDSFQPHIIHSHLFYADQITRENINQETAYFSHVHGPVSPYEPMKLKEIIQKKKIIEFFTRKRILKRYRECNNQFIANSAYTMKYLLKFLPFKASSLHLLENAINLQRFSFVSKNLPQRELNLVTTGNLIPRKNHLFLLEIIKILKEDNYAVHLDILGEGNLHTAIWNKIVEYGLENNIALRGSVGSVEDYLHGAHLYVHGATHEPFGLAIVEAMATGLPVVCLDGQGNRGIIDDGVNGFMIANQNATLFAEKIRRIIDNEITYKRFSVNAGRKARQYDITGYADKLLSLYQSFFPSDNISSTNKG; via the coding sequence ATGAGTAACCTTCGGATTTTATTTGCGATTAATTCACTTGCACGTGGGGGGGCTGAGCGGCTGGCATTAGATATTTGTAATGAGCTTAATTCCAAAAAGGGAGTTGAGCAAATGCTGATTGTTTTTAATAAGCAGAATGATTATCCTGAGATTACAAAAGATCTGCCGGTATGCTATTGTAACAGTAAAGTATACATGAAATTTCCTAATCGTACAATTTCAAACCTGAAATCATTCAGAAAAATATGCGATTCATTTCAACCTCATATTATTCATTCGCATCTTTTCTATGCCGATCAGATCACACGTGAAAATATAAATCAGGAAACCGCTTATTTCTCACATGTACATGGCCCCGTTTCACCTTATGAACCGATGAAGCTTAAGGAGATTATTCAAAAGAAAAAAATCATAGAGTTTTTTACCAGGAAGAGGATTTTGAAAAGATACCGGGAATGTAACAATCAATTTATTGCAAACTCCGCGTATACAATGAAATATCTTTTGAAATTTTTGCCTTTCAAAGCCAGTAGCTTACACCTTCTTGAAAATGCAATTAATCTGCAAAGGTTTTCTTTTGTATCAAAAAATTTGCCTCAAAGAGAATTGAACCTCGTTACAACCGGAAATTTAATTCCGCGCAAAAATCATTTATTTCTTCTCGAAATAATTAAGATTTTAAAAGAAGATAATTATGCCGTCCATTTGGACATTTTAGGAGAGGGGAATTTACATACAGCAATTTGGAATAAAATAGTGGAATATGGTCTTGAAAATAATATAGCCCTTAGGGGTAGTGTTGGCAGCGTGGAAGATTATCTGCATGGTGCGCATCTGTATGTGCATGGTGCCACTCATGAACCTTTCGGGCTTGCAATAGTAGAAGCTATGGCAACCGGTTTACCAGTAGTGTGCCTCGATGGACAAGGGAACCGTGGAATAATAGATGATGGCGTAAATGGATTTATGATTGCCAATCAGAACGCTACTCTTTTTGCAGAAAAGATCAGGCGTATAATCGACAATGAAATTACTTATAAAAGGTTTTCTGTTAATGCGGGAAGGAAGGCGCGGCAGTATGATATTACCGGGTATGCTGATAAGCTTTTAAGCCTCTATCAATCCTTCTTTCCCAGTGATAATATTTCTTCAACAAATAAGGGATAA
- a CDS encoding glycosyltransferase, whose protein sequence is MFIHITYGRSRWFLKAVDIYNFIKYRILRPIISNVSFYCYYIFFYRRYEKTFEGNPLKPGISAYIPCKNEAAHLMLCLKSLLPVVDHFILIDNGSEDNTLDLMYEFQKSHQHEASIEVITMAKALLVEMVQAALTRVKHKWVLKWDGDMIAITENLKAMKKRITNISRPTAYTLPRINLWGDFFHVSTWMPVLDGGEYFLRTFNNRFFFKEEYGRLEHAIIPIYYTLKREIDVFYSFHLSNIRPPLRILYRHCYLDWRQTVNTGTDKNKYRSWEKFRNDWMQHNFGTNHEPSVKFRFSRLIASMVKREYHPVTEAMQQIIDEGKEPFKIIYRNDRPYLMMDKSDSDFKNYYPSDEDISWEPDYRRFYNDHIRLGFTKQDHEPNSR, encoded by the coding sequence GTGTTTATACACATAACATACGGCAGGTCCCGATGGTTTCTTAAGGCCGTAGACATTTATAACTTTATCAAGTACCGGATACTGCGACCCATTATTTCCAATGTGAGTTTTTATTGTTATTACATTTTTTTCTATCGCCGATACGAAAAAACATTTGAAGGAAACCCTTTAAAGCCCGGCATATCGGCATATATCCCTTGTAAGAATGAAGCAGCACATTTAATGCTTTGTCTTAAAAGTCTGCTGCCCGTTGTTGATCATTTTATACTGATCGATAATGGATCTGAGGATAATACGCTTGACCTGATGTATGAATTTCAAAAAAGCCACCAGCATGAAGCCTCAATTGAAGTCATTACTATGGCAAAGGCATTACTGGTAGAAATGGTACAGGCGGCATTGACAAGAGTAAAGCATAAATGGGTATTGAAATGGGATGGCGATATGATAGCTATCACTGAAAATTTGAAAGCCATGAAAAAACGGATTACTAATATTTCCCGCCCTACCGCATATACATTACCCAGAATAAACCTTTGGGGAGATTTCTTTCATGTGAGCACATGGATGCCAGTTTTGGATGGAGGTGAATATTTTCTCCGCACCTTCAATAACCGTTTTTTTTTCAAGGAAGAATACGGAAGGCTTGAGCACGCAATTATTCCTATTTATTACACCCTTAAACGGGAAATAGATGTATTCTACAGTTTTCATCTCAGTAATATTCGCCCTCCGCTTCGCATACTCTACAGGCATTGTTATCTGGACTGGAGGCAAACGGTGAATACGGGCACAGATAAAAATAAATACAGAAGCTGGGAAAAATTTCGCAACGATTGGATGCAGCATAATTTTGGCACCAACCATGAACCTTCAGTAAAATTCAGGTTCTCGAGGTTAATTGCATCCATGGTGAAAAGAGAATATCACCCTGTTACAGAAGCGATGCAGCAAATCATTGATGAAGGAAAAGAGCCTTTTAAAATTATTTACAGAAATGACAGGCCATACCTGATGATGGATAAATCCGATTCTGATTTTAAGAATTATTATCCTTCCGACGAAGATATAAGCTGGGAACCAGACTACAGGCGTTTCTACAATGATCATATTCGGTTAGGCTTCACCAAACAGGACCATGAACCGAATAGCAGATAA
- a CDS encoding FkbM family methyltransferase encodes MAVEPEPSNAEITKKNIRNYPNIILLEAAIWNKNIPLKIVDKTVSKWAIRVKNTGYNETGTIHGITIDTILKQSGYNYIDILKLDVEGSEAEIFYEGVDEWLRKTKCIIIEFHDRFKEKCSKTFYKAIEKYSYHKLINGENDILIFDHNDQKSE; translated from the coding sequence ATTGCAGTAGAGCCTGAACCCTCAAATGCCGAAATCACCAAAAAAAATATCAGAAATTATCCAAACATTATATTATTGGAAGCGGCTATATGGAATAAAAATATCCCATTGAAAATAGTGGATAAGACTGTTTCAAAATGGGCAATACGAGTCAAAAATACAGGTTACAATGAAACAGGAACAATTCATGGTATTACTATAGATACCATACTTAAGCAATCCGGCTACAATTATATTGATATTCTGAAGCTGGATGTGGAAGGATCGGAAGCAGAAATTTTTTATGAAGGTGTAGATGAATGGCTGCGGAAAACGAAATGCATTATAATTGAGTTTCATGACCGGTTTAAGGAAAAATGCTCAAAAACATTTTATAAAGCAATTGAAAAGTATTCTTACCACAAATTAATAAATGGAGAAAATGATATTTTAATTTTCGACCACAATGATCAGAAATCAGAGTAA
- a CDS encoding FkbM family methyltransferase → MSISAVIYQWLLKTYHILPFKKDICLLLRALPFNHEKYYRDTKFNGIFKTRVDKEELRLVHYSSTIENEIFWKGIDNGWEKNSIKYWKLLSKQSSVIFDIGANTGIYSLIAAKLNQSAKVYGFEPSKNIYTKFEKNVALNKLKNVHCFYYALSDKNDTAKFYDLENTHTYSASLNREMLKQNSFLKETIVPVKKIATFIQENNLQKIDLMKIDVEMHELEVLAGMENYLRQFKPSILLEVLKQETAIKISQMLENMTYCYFDMNEKNAPVRLPAINRGSADNILLCQEEVARQIGLL, encoded by the coding sequence ATGAGCATTTCTGCTGTTATTTACCAATGGCTTTTAAAAACCTACCATATTCTTCCTTTTAAAAAAGATATCTGCCTTTTATTGCGTGCATTACCTTTTAATCATGAAAAATACTACCGGGACACTAAGTTTAACGGAATTTTTAAAACCCGGGTTGATAAAGAGGAATTAAGATTGGTACACTATTCTTCTACAATTGAAAATGAAATCTTCTGGAAAGGGATAGATAATGGCTGGGAAAAAAATTCGATCAAATACTGGAAACTACTTTCAAAACAATCATCAGTTATATTTGATATCGGGGCTAATACAGGCATATATTCCCTGATTGCTGCAAAATTAAATCAATCTGCAAAAGTGTATGGTTTTGAGCCTTCTAAAAATATCTATACAAAGTTTGAAAAGAATGTGGCACTCAACAAGCTAAAAAATGTCCACTGTTTTTATTATGCTCTTTCTGATAAAAATGACACCGCAAAATTTTATGATTTAGAAAATACGCACACATACAGCGCAAGTCTAAATCGGGAGATGCTTAAGCAAAATTCTTTTCTGAAAGAAACAATAGTCCCGGTAAAGAAAATTGCAACATTCATTCAGGAAAATAACTTGCAGAAAATAGATTTGATGAAAATAGATGTTGAAATGCATGAACTGGAAGTTTTGGCAGGAATGGAAAATTACCTGCGTCAATTTAAACCGTCCATCCTGCTGGAGGTTTTGAAACAGGAAACAGCGATTAAAATTTCACAAATGCTGGAAAACATGACTTACTGTTATTTTGATATGAATGAAAAGAATGCACCTGTTCGCCTGCCGGCAATCAATCGGGGAAGTGCAGATAACATCCTTCTTTGCCAGGAGGAAGTAGCCAGACAAATTGGTTTACTCTGA
- a CDS encoding glycosyltransferase: MDNYINLPLVTVCTLIYNSGERVIMALESVLKQYYPQERIQNIVIDDGSADNSAEIVKEWIDTHQFSCTFIRHKKNEGICKSLNDGLNLAEGKYFSSLGDDLWKPERLQILVREFEKLPEEYALLHTPVDFCNESGSITEENFSRRNKIMEGEVFFEILCNGSMVIAPSVIYRTIHLKEAGSFNEQMIYEDLDMQLKLAQKYLFKYIPKPLVIYRREIKNSSNSDFFIRDGAYVLPLYYIRITSQFLGKSKQIDRIILRNNTAAYRVFHISKYSSDTKSISFFVYSFFDPYILNYLRIKRLAINYFIQLFKILIFRNRAGYTLRDVGYLFKLFFNNKIPAEALK; encoded by the coding sequence ATGGATAATTACATCAATTTACCATTGGTGACGGTGTGCACGCTTATTTACAATTCCGGTGAAAGAGTAATCATGGCATTGGAATCTGTATTAAAACAATATTATCCTCAGGAAAGAATTCAAAACATTGTTATTGACGATGGTTCCGCAGATAATTCTGCTGAAATAGTAAAGGAATGGATTGATACTCATCAGTTCAGTTGCACCTTTATCCGGCACAAAAAAAATGAAGGCATCTGTAAAAGCTTAAATGATGGTCTGAATTTAGCAGAGGGTAAATATTTTTCTTCCCTTGGTGATGACCTTTGGAAACCGGAGCGCCTTCAAATTTTAGTTAGGGAATTTGAAAAGTTACCGGAAGAGTATGCGCTTCTTCATACACCTGTTGATTTTTGCAATGAGAGTGGATCTATAACAGAGGAAAATTTTTCTCGCCGCAATAAAATAATGGAAGGAGAGGTTTTTTTTGAAATACTCTGTAATGGCAGTATGGTGATTGCGCCTTCTGTTATCTACCGAACCATTCATTTAAAAGAAGCAGGTAGCTTTAACGAGCAGATGATTTATGAAGATCTTGACATGCAGCTTAAGCTTGCACAAAAATATTTGTTTAAGTATATACCAAAACCATTGGTTATTTATAGAAGAGAAATAAAAAATAGTAGCAATTCAGATTTTTTTATCAGGGATGGTGCCTATGTGCTTCCGCTGTATTACATAAGGATTACTTCTCAGTTTTTAGGCAAATCAAAACAGATTGACCGGATCATTCTTCGGAATAACACTGCGGCCTACCGTGTTTTTCATATTTCAAAATACAGCAGTGATACAAAATCTATTTCCTTTTTTGTCTATTCCTTTTTTGATCCGTATATACTTAACTATCTAAGAATAAAAAGACTGGCAATAAATTATTTTATCCAGCTTTTTAAAATTCTTATATTCAGGAATAGAGCCGGATATACTCTTCGTGATGTGGGGTATCTCTTTAAGCTATTTTTCAATAATAAAATTCCAGCGGAAGCTTTAAAGTAA
- a CDS encoding DegT/DnrJ/EryC1/StrS family aminotransferase, producing MDAVKEVLDSGWYILGRKVEEFERQYARFNGVKFCAGISNGLDALQLALKALDIGEGDEVILPSNTYIATVIAVSNVGARPVFVEPLKTTCNIDPALIKEKITGHSKAIIPVHLFGQACEMSAIMSVAENSRLYVIEDNAQAHGATNFGKLTGSFGHINATSFYPTKNLGALGDAGAITTDSEGLLTAIKKLRNYGFEKKYYSDIIGNNARLDELQAAILLTRLDKLQQRNKQRVKIAEHYSSLLFGIEGIILPEVAINSTSVFHIYLIRTEKRDELKKYLASRNVETMIHYPVPPHLQKAYSYLGYKRGEFPIAETIAETCLSLPMYPNLSSVSVEYVCEQINGFFHG from the coding sequence ATGGATGCGGTTAAGGAGGTATTAGACAGTGGATGGTATATTCTTGGGAGAAAAGTGGAAGAGTTTGAAAGACAATACGCAAGGTTTAATGGAGTGAAATTTTGTGCGGGTATCAGCAATGGATTAGATGCTTTGCAGCTCGCTCTTAAGGCGTTGGATATTGGTGAAGGTGATGAAGTAATTTTGCCTTCCAATACCTACATTGCAACTGTTATTGCGGTGTCAAATGTTGGTGCCAGGCCTGTTTTTGTAGAGCCTCTTAAAACTACGTGCAATATTGATCCGGCGCTGATTAAAGAAAAAATTACCGGGCATTCTAAGGCGATAATACCCGTTCATCTATTCGGCCAGGCCTGTGAAATGAGTGCAATTATGAGTGTTGCAGAAAATTCTCGTTTGTATGTTATAGAAGATAATGCCCAGGCTCACGGTGCAACCAATTTTGGAAAACTGACCGGCAGCTTCGGACATATAAACGCAACCAGCTTTTATCCTACCAAAAACCTGGGAGCATTGGGAGATGCAGGTGCCATTACCACGGATAGTGAAGGGTTATTAACTGCAATAAAAAAGCTTAGAAATTACGGTTTCGAGAAGAAATATTACAGTGATATAATCGGCAATAATGCAAGACTTGATGAGCTACAGGCAGCTATTCTTTTAACCAGGTTAGATAAGCTTCAGCAACGCAATAAACAAAGAGTTAAAATTGCGGAACACTACAGTAGCCTTTTGTTTGGTATAGAAGGAATTATTCTTCCGGAAGTAGCAATAAACTCCACCAGTGTTTTTCATATTTATCTAATCAGAACTGAAAAACGGGATGAGTTAAAAAAATATCTTGCCAGCCGAAATGTCGAAACAATGATTCACTATCCTGTTCCGCCTCATCTTCAAAAAGCCTATTCTTATCTGGGTTATAAAAGGGGTGAATTTCCGATAGCTGAAACCATTGCGGAAACATGCCTTAGCTTACCGATGTATCCAAATTTAAGCTCCGTTTCAGTGGAGTATGTTTGCGAACAAATCAACGGGTTCTTTCATGGATAA
- a CDS encoding methyltransferase domain-containing protein, which yields MARNLDQYSDSYRNHPFEIIQARYRKKCVIESIMKYPHRTVVEVGCGSDSLVNHFTDFDRWFIIEPASLFFQQAVHDIDKNTRIKEKVLIVNGMVEEVRELPFIPDMIIVSGLLHEIEKPESLLLRLSNLCALHTVIHFNVPNAKSFHRLLAKEAGLIKDLHEISASQISLQQHHTYDIESLSHLVNEYGFNVIDNGSYFFKPFTHKQMQQLVDIKLIDDNMLEGFYLITKYFPENGSEFFLNCKKSN from the coding sequence ATGGCCAGAAACCTTGATCAATATTCTGATTCCTATCGTAATCATCCGTTCGAAATAATACAGGCGCGATACCGGAAAAAATGTGTAATTGAAAGTATTATGAAATATCCGCATAGAACAGTGGTAGAGGTGGGCTGCGGTTCCGATAGTCTTGTTAATCATTTCACCGACTTCGATCGGTGGTTTATAATCGAACCTGCTTCACTATTTTTTCAGCAGGCAGTGCATGACATTGATAAAAATACCCGGATTAAAGAAAAAGTTTTGATTGTAAACGGGATGGTTGAGGAGGTCAGGGAATTGCCCTTTATTCCTGATATGATAATTGTAAGTGGTTTGTTGCATGAAATTGAAAAGCCGGAAAGCCTCTTGTTAAGGTTATCCAATCTATGTGCGCTCCATACTGTTATTCATTTCAATGTTCCGAATGCTAAGTCTTTTCACCGGCTGCTTGCTAAGGAAGCAGGGCTCATTAAAGACCTACATGAGATATCCGCTTCCCAGATAAGCCTTCAGCAACACCATACTTATGATATAGAATCTTTGTCCCATTTAGTAAATGAATATGGATTTAATGTAATAGATAACGGTTCCTATTTCTTTAAACCATTTACACATAAACAAATGCAGCAACTGGTAGATATAAAATTAATAGATGATAACATGCTTGAGGGATTTTACTTGATTACAAAATATTTTCCGGAGAACGGTTCTGAGTTTTTTTTGAATTGTAAAAAATCTAATTAG